A segment of the Lycium ferocissimum isolate CSIRO_LF1 chromosome 10, AGI_CSIRO_Lferr_CH_V1, whole genome shotgun sequence genome:
GAACTAATGTATCATTTTTACAACTCTAAGTTTCCATCATAGACATGGTATAGGTTCAATGTATCTTTATGTCTTTTActttttaagtaataataaaatcttTTGTAATCTTTGTGCATATGCAATGTTTGTATAGATATTTATATTTTCCCActaattttacaatttttttttaattttctataatataatgtaatttattttttgttatttatttatttatttatttatttataaaatgcTAAAATTAAAGtccatggggcttacgcctcgcCCCGTGTTAAGTAAGACGCCTCACGCccacgccttttaaaacatacataagttttataattttatattttggaCTGCATTTATGAAATTTCTGAATTACCGGGATATTTATATTTGTGAAGTTCATGGTAAAAATACCACATTTTGTTTGCCCATGCTAATAATTTAGCTGAGAGCATTGAGTTTGAACTACTCAATCATATcaattatgaaaaatttgttGTTCTACACTGCTATATGTTGTTCTTTTAACATATTGCTTTTGCTTGGTACTATAATACATACTGTGTTTGTACTaaaggcggatccaggattgaACTTTATGGGTCCGAGTTCGGAATTCTACCACAACCCATTTGATTTACTGGGTTCAAATTCTATTTTTAACTAATTCAGttctaacatatatacatggtCTTGAACCACGTTCGGACAAACCCATAACTAATGCACTAGGTTCGCCCCTGGTTAGTACAGGTTATTTAAGATAGAAATTTGTTTATCATATGCACCATGCTTGTGCCGTTTGGTTGATCTTTAAAGCATTGTAATAAAAGAGCTTCACAATAATATTtaactaaatatatttttaaatttacaagGTCAAATAATAGCCAATCATTTTTTATTCAGTATTAGGTTAGTGATACAACATTTTTGTAAGAGTTCGCAAGTTGTCATTGTCATGTCATGATATTCTGCTTCTATATAAGATCTTGCAAGCACATTTTGGTTATTATGACCATCAACTGCCTCTAACTAGAACAAAATATCCAGAAGCAAAGCATCTATTAGAATGTGACCCAACCCAATTTGTATCTTTGAGCCTTATAGAGTATTCCTTTTCCTAAAGCATATTTCTATAATGAAGGACAAACCATTGCATCCCAACGATCTTCACATTGCGAAACTTCAGGATAGCTTTTGAAGGATAGAAAATGACTTTGTGTATTTGAGAAATAGCCTCttgtcccttttttctttttggtgtaCCCATGAGattccaaatttttataaaagattGGGTTTCTTTCCTAGATAATTGTATTCTTTTGTATCCTCTACTTTTTGATATATCACTTGTATACAGGAGTTCTCTTCCCATTACCAATATAATTATTTTACCTTATAAAAGAATCACACTGCGAATCCTAAAATTGACTCACAAAATTCATTTGGAAGGTAATATCAGGCTTGGTCACTTGTGAGAGCATCTACTTGCCAACTAACCTCTTATATTTCTCCAGATCAGTAAGAAGCTTCTTCTAACCTGGTAGAAAGTTAACACTTGGATCCGTAAGAATATATATAGGTTTAAAATCATTCATGGTTTTCTCCTTAAGAATGTGAGGAGAATGTCTATGCTCATGTCAATTTCTGATGGATTGAGCAGCCTCAATACCTAAGAAGTGCTCCATCATACCTAGGTCCCCAGCTTGGAACGTAATATCATTTCAAGTTAGCAGTACCATCTTGATCACTGTCTATACTATTGTAACTTCAACATTAGATCACTAATAGTGATAAATATTTAGACTGGAGTATAACGTGAATTAAATGCAAAATGATATGCCTTATTGTTGATCATGTCACATTTTTCAACAGCTATGCAGAACTAGACAATCCGTGCTGAGGAGACTGATTTAGACCATAAAAGATCTATCCAAAACCGGCATGAAAAACCATTAGTTTTCCCCTTAGCAACATCTTCTTGTATACTTCATCCTCAAGAACCATGTGAAGAAATATATTTACCCCTATGAAGAAATATATTCTTGATATGATGAGGATGGAAGCAATCTTAGCCAAGAGGGAGAATTTATCACCGTAGTCAAGTCAAAATGTTTGTGGATAACCTTTAGCAACCAAACGAGCCTTATACTGGTCAACCTGATCGTCTGGATCATCATTCATTGTGTACTCCACGAATAACCAACATTGAAATTTACGGGAGGCAAGCGAACCAGCATTCAAGCAGTACTAAATTGTAAAGAAGTTATTTTCTCAGTCATAACATGTTGCCAACTCCAATAGAAAGAGCTTTACCTATGGACTTTGGAACAAAGACATAAGACGgacaacacaagaacaaaacATGATGATAATAAAGACAAGTCAAAAAAGTAGATGATGATTACGAGAAAAACAAATACCATATCAAACAGTCATCAGAGGACTTTGTAAGAAGCAGTTCCACAACAAGGAAAGCGCTCGGTGGACAGTGTAAATCATCCTGACCTGATGTCAAATGTTGGTTGCAATGGTAAGAAGAGCAGTGACCCTATGGAGAAGATGCAGTAGAGGCGCCGATAGGTTCCTGAAGCGGAAATTGTGCGGATAAGAATTAAGAACATAGAGTTTTAAGATGGCTAGAAGAAAACTGTGTGAATAGGTTGAGTTTCAAATAAGGTGAAATTGGCTAACTTAATGCATTGACAGAGGTCGAGTGAGTAGCAACAATAACCCTTTTGAACCCAAGAGTAATCAAGAAACACACACTTGAAAGCTCTAGGGGCTATTTTATATCGTCCAGGGATCGGGTGATGAACAAAACAAGTACTCTGAAAAATACGAGATACAAGAAAAAATAGGGTGTGGAACCTGATTCCGGATTTGTTCGGATACTATTTGAGAAATATGAGAGAACTGAAATGCATGACAGAAATGTCTTATGAGTGAATCCTTTAATAGTCACACtttacattttttatatttacatTTGTCCAATGTGGGAAACTTACACATGCAACACTGTATAAAACTTGAGTGTTACTGTTTGCATTTTAGCTAATCTAAAACAGTTCACTTGAATAACGGGGCATGTAGAACAACTTTATCTCCGTCCAATTTATTGAAAGCCATGCTGGATTCCTTTCTCCTTGTGACAAAATTTTAGGTACCTCATAGAGAGAAAAGGCCTACCAATTTCTAGGTGGAAAATCTAAGCTCTCTACATATTTGAAAGTTTGCATTGgaagttgtatgaattgttttatATGTTTGATGCTTCTgcattctttcttttcattttcttcttttgttgtatCCCTCCTATTACAccaataaatttatttttgtgtgGAAGTATGAGCTACTATTTTGAGAGAATATTCATACTTTAGAATTGTGGTGTACTTTATTGACTCAGCATTTTATCTTAGCTTCTTCTCGTGGCTCTGGAAAGCATCCTCAGTTAATCCCTTCAACTCCGAGGTGGGCAGTTGCCAATGGTGCTGGTGTTATTTTAAGTGTTTGTGATGAAGAAGTTGCTCGTTATGAGACTGCTACCTTGACTGCAGCTGCCGTCCCTGCTCTTCTGCTTCCACCTCCTACAACACCTATGGATGAGCATCTTGTTGCAGGGCTACCAGCACTTGAGCCATATGCACGATTGTTTCATCGGTAAGAGCATTAGTTAGCTTACTTTTAGAACTTTTGACAGAGGAAAGTGATCTTTAACATCTGCTTCTGGATTAGATACTATGCAATTGCTACTCCAAGTGCCACCCAGAGACTTCTTCTTGGACTTCTAGAAGCTCCACCATCCTGGGCTCCAGATGCACTTGATGCTGCTGTTCAGCTAGTGGAACTTCTTCGagcagctgaagattatgcttCTGGCTTGCGGGtaagttataaattttttaaccGAAGTAGTTTGAACAAGTTCTTGTAGAGGGGTTCCATCTTTATCATTTTCCCAGCTTTTCCTTTGGGGGGTTCTATATACAACTGTATGCTGGTACTTTTGAACTGTCTCAATCTGTTGGGCACAAAATTGAATTCTTTACAGTATGAATTACATAAAAGCCTGTCAATGCATACAAGCCCGTCCACAACTAGTATGCTATGATTCCgatttaggcctcatttgtttgtaCTTAATGAATGTCttaatcttaatcattcagatctCAGTCAATAAGTCTCCTTTTTTGGTCTGCATCTTAATTATTCATATCTTAACCATTAAGtgcgttttttatttttttcttatttttataatcACTTAATGGGTATGATTAACATCTATAACAAAGTCTAATAATAGTTTCTATACAGACTCCATTTTCAAGCATGTCAGATGAAATAAATAACttttttcacacttttttatttccttccttTTGTTGTTTGCCTCACTCCCTCTTCCTTTCCCTACTTTCTAGAATCTATAGCGATGAGGCTTCATATTCATGTTTCAAGGGCTAGATGCTAGTTATTAAGGTTCTTCCTGAAGATTCCGAAGGCTCAGTAAAGCCCTAAGTCAGATATGAATACCTGCCATATCTAGATTAATATCAGCTTCAGCTAATAGGTCATCTttgtaaaattggaatttcaggAAATTTAAATTTGTGGTTCGGCTCCAAAGGTTCGGAAGATCTGATGACTTCCTGACATCAGGCTCTTCTTGTAGACTAATATAATAGCTACCTTTAACAGTCTTTCACTTGTGGATGATCTCAGTATCCAAAGAATAACCCAATGAATGAGGAttcattgtatttttttttttttttttttttaaaataaaaaaaaaaatgaacaatttGAGATTTGAATGTTGAACCTGGAGGATAAGATATATTATATTGTGGCCTTATATCCATCATATGATAGTCTATTCTTCTACCATAATTTCTTAAGGTACTTGCCATGTAGGATGGTCTTAGCCTCCTAGGTGTATCAACAGACTCCATTTTTGTGATAAAATTATATCACATCAATTAATCCTGCATCCATAACGTGGGGTGTACCATGAATTGtagatattatattatattgtttcCATGCTTCCTTTTCCCCGAGTCATTGCATACTATGCCTACACTCTTTAGATGCATCATATAAATCACAAGGAACTTGCTCATCTGATGAGAATTGATCTCTATTTTGCTTTCATTTCAATTTCACAAACTGAATTAATCTTGCCTACCTTCAATAAAGCCAATTTGTAATCGCTGGCCTTCTTGCACATTGCCATTTATCAGTTTTGTTCTCAGCTTTCTATGAAGTCCTTTGGAGAAATTATTAACTCTTGTATGCGCCATCAAAAATTATATCGTTAAGTATGGAAGGCTACCATATCAAATCCTAGTATACCTGATTTAATACTCCACTAATTGAATTTGTCGTGTCTTAATATTAGTTGTTTCCGATTTACATGTAGAATTTCTAACCTTCGATGTATTGCTGAAGCTTCCTAGGAATTGGATGCATTTGCATTTCTTGCGTGCAATTGGAATTGTCATGTCCATGAGAGCAGGCATTGCTGCAGATGCTGCAGCTGCTTTACTTTTTCGAGTACTTTCACAACCTGCTCTGCTCTTTCCTCCATTAAGGcaagttgaaggaattgaagttCAACACGAACAGGTATATCcattggtttgaaaattgaaTGTCATGTTTGTGGTAAATCTGGACTTTCTGCAGAACTCTTCCAAATTTATCAAGTAGTTGTTTTTGATAGTGACTACCAATCATGAAATGTTCTTCAGAGAGAAGTGCCTGCAGTAGAAGCCACAGTTGAAGCCACTGCGCAAGGGATTGCATCAATGCTTTGTGCACATGGGCCTGAGGTTGAATGGAGAATATGCACCATATGGGAAGCTGCTTATGGCTTAATTCCTTTAAGTTCATCAGCTGTTGATCTTCCTGAAATTATAGTTGCCACCCCCCTGCAACCACCTATTTTATCATGGAACCTGTATATACCACTACTTAAAGTTCTTGAGTATCTTCCTTGTGGGAGTCCATCCGAAACTTGTCTCATGAAAATATTTGTGGCCACAGTGGAAGCAATTCTCCAGAGAACGTTCCCATCTGAGTTCTCCAGagaggaaattagaaaaaccagATACATCTTTGGCTCTGCCTCCAAAAACCTTGCTGTGGCAGAATTGCGAACAATGGTTCATTCATTGTTCTTGGAGTCATGTGCTTCTGTAGAGCTTGCTTCTCGTCTTCTTTTTGTAGTCTTAACTGTATGTGTCAGTCACGATGCAAAAGTAAATGGGAGCAGAAGGCCTGTAGGTGAAGATTCTCACCAACCTAGTGAAACAGGTTCAGACTCACTGGAAACCAATGGAAagcagaaagaaaaaagaaccaagaaagtgaaaaaacaAGGACCCGTTTCAGCGTTTGATTCTTATGTTCTTGCTGCTGTCTGTGCTCTTTCATGTGAACTTCAACTCTTCCCTTTGCTTTCAAGAGGGAGTAATTACTCGGATCCAAAAACCATCCTGGGTGCTGCAAAGCATGCAAATGATTCGTCTATTGAGTTAAAAAATGGGATTAATTCTGCTGTCTGTCACACTCGTAGGATATTGGCAATTCTGGAGGCTCTTTTCTCTTTGAAACCATCATCTATTGGAACTTCATGGAGCTACAGCTCAAATGAGATAGTTGCTGCAGCTATGGTAGCTGCTCATATTTCTGATCTGTTTAGACGCTCCAAGGCTTGCATGCATGCTCTTTCGGTCTTAATAAGGTGTAAGTGGGATAGTGAAATTCACTCCAGAGCATCTTCACTGTATAACCTCATTGATATTCATAGCAAAGTTGTTGCATCAATTGTCAATAAGGCCGAACCATTGGAAGCACACCTAATACCTGCACCTGTTCTTAAGAAAAGAAGCTTGTGCTTGAATGGGagaaaacataataaatatagcAATTGCACCTGCGCAATTGCAGGACAGTCATCGTTGCTTGAGTGCAAACACTCAACTGATTGTAAAACTTTAACTATGAGTGAGAGAGTTTTACACTCAAGCGAGGTTGCACAGTGCAGCAGTGGTAAAGGTATCACAAGTTTTCCTTTAGATGCCTCAGATTTGGCCAACTTTCTGACAATGGACAGGCATATAGGATTCAATTGCAATGCAGAAGATCTTATAAAGTCGGTACTCGCAGAGAAACAAGAAATATGTTTTTCTGTTGTCTCGTTGCTGTGGCACAAGTTAATTGCATCACCTGAAACACAACCAAGTGCAGAAAGCACTTCCGCTCAGCAGGGATGGAGACAGGTATCCACCAGCTTACTTCATGATATTAGATTATATAGTGtttaatttgaaataaaataatgtataccTGAAAGCATATAATATGGTGACTGCAATGCTAGAGCTAGTTATATGGCGTTTTTGAACTTGACCATCCCATGATCATTCTAACTTGTAAGTTTCAAATTGTTGTTTGGTCCATAGTTTtggcataaaaagaaaagatttgaAGACCGTGTGACTTTTAGAGTATAGGTAACCGCTTGAAATTTAAGGAGATCAGTAACCTTGAAAGTTCGGAAAATATGTTTTGACTTTCCTTCTTCACGTGTTTTTGAATGACATTCTTTTCCTCCCCCTGACCCCCTTCCGCATAGAGCTTTCGTGATAGGTAGAGATTCTATTTGCTAATACTCTATTCTGTTGGCTGAAAATTAGAACAATTTTGGCATCACCCCACAAACACACAAAAATGAAGTCCAAATCTGCCAGGTCCAATCACAGTGTAGTATTAGGTAATTAGTTGTTTTCACAAAACATATACCTGCTGCACACTGAAATTCTTCTCTTCTATCTGGTGTCGTGTGCTATGCAAGCATTTTTGCAGCTATCCATCCAAAAATGCAACCCTGGGAGAGAGGCTTTTGTTTTCCATATGACTTTCCAGGGCTAATCAGTCTCCCAGTTTCCAGCCTGCTTCGACATCATATTATCGCAGTTTTTCACTATAAAACTCCCCACTTTTATTTACCAAACAGATCTGCTTACCCCTTTTGCTATCATCCAGAGTAACTGCCTTAAATAGATTCAATAGTTCACGTATTTCATCAATCTCCCAATCATTAAATACCTTCTGAAAGGTATATCCCATCCAGCATCTACAAATCAGTCAGCAACCAAGCATTTGTTGTTTATCACCAGAGTGTATAAAACAGGATAAATCTTTCAATTTGCACTCTCCACTGTCATGGTTTGACAAAAGGAAGAAGAACGGGTAGAGAGATAACTTACTTGGCCGACCAATTTTTTATGCCTATTTTTCCCTCGTAgttttccttcctttcttttccataGTTATCAATCATAGGAAAAGATCATGTTAaggaagatggatgaaattAGTATGCCTATACTAGTTGAAAGGAAATTAGACTCTGTAAGGAGAGACTTTCTGTGGGATGGAAACTCAAACAGAAAAAAGACTCATCTGATCAAG
Coding sequences within it:
- the LOC132033855 gene encoding protein GIGANTEA-like isoform X2 encodes the protein MGKYAAGELKPPSTASSRGSGKHPQLIPSTPRWAVANGAGVILSVCDEEVARYETATLTAAAVPALLLPPPTTPMDEHLVAGLPALEPYARLFHRYYAIATPSATQRLLLGLLEAPPSWAPDALDAAVQLVELLRAAEDYASGLRLPRNWMHLHFLRAIGIVMSMRAGIAADAAAALLFRVLSQPALLFPPLRQVEGIEVQHEQREVPAVEATVEATAQGIASMLCAHGPEVEWRICTIWEAAYGLIPLSSSAVDLPEIIVATPLQPPILSWNLYIPLLKVLEYLPCGSPSETCLMKIFVATVEAILQRTFPSEFSREEIRKTRYIFGSASKNLAVAELRTMVHSLFLESCASVELASRLLFVVLTVCVSHDAKVNGSRRPVGEDSHQPSETGSDSLETNGKQKEKRTKKVKKQGPVSAFDSYVLAAVCALSCELQLFPLLSRGSNYSDPKTILGAAKHANDSSIELKNGINSAVCHTRRILAILEALFSLKPSSIGTSWSYSSNEIVAAAMVAAHISDLFRRSKACMHALSVLIRCKWDSEIHSRASSLYNLIDIHSKVVASIVNKAEPLEAHLIPAPVLKKRSLCLNGRKHNKYSNCTCAIAGQSSLLECKHSTDCKTLTMSERVLHSSEVAQCSSGKGITSFPLDASDLANFLTMDRHIGFNCNAEDLIKSVLAEKQEICFSVVSLLWHKLIASPETQPSAESTSAQQGWRQVVDALCNVVSALPAKAATAIVLQADKELQPWIAKDDDLGKKMWRINQRIVKLIAEVMRNHDTPESLVILASAPDLLLRATDGMLVDGEACTLPQLELLEVTARAVQPVLEWGESGSAIVDGLSNLLKCRLPATVRCISHPSALVRALSTSVLRTIMHAGSIKTRAKRADINGVHGPAYKYLNIGTINWQRDIEKCLTWEADSRIENGMCTQFLDMAAKELGCTISI
- the LOC132033855 gene encoding protein GIGANTEA-like isoform X1, producing MAATCERWIDGLQFSSLFWPPPQDSQQRKAQITAYVEYFGQFTSEQFPEDIAELIRNRYPCKENRLFDDVLATFVLHHPEHGHAVILPIISCIIDGTLDYDKSCPPFASFISLVCPSSEKEYSEQWALACGEILRILTHYNRPIYKVVQQGSGGIHASTSKTADSEPTMPSVHHERKTLRPLSPWITDILLAAPLGIRSDYFRWCGGVMGKYAAGELKPPSTASSRGSGKHPQLIPSTPRWAVANGAGVILSVCDEEVARYETATLTAAAVPALLLPPPTTPMDEHLVAGLPALEPYARLFHRYYAIATPSATQRLLLGLLEAPPSWAPDALDAAVQLVELLRAAEDYASGLRLPRNWMHLHFLRAIGIVMSMRAGIAADAAAALLFRVLSQPALLFPPLRQVEGIEVQHEQREVPAVEATVEATAQGIASMLCAHGPEVEWRICTIWEAAYGLIPLSSSAVDLPEIIVATPLQPPILSWNLYIPLLKVLEYLPCGSPSETCLMKIFVATVEAILQRTFPSEFSREEIRKTRYIFGSASKNLAVAELRTMVHSLFLESCASVELASRLLFVVLTVCVSHDAKVNGSRRPVGEDSHQPSETGSDSLETNGKQKEKRTKKVKKQGPVSAFDSYVLAAVCALSCELQLFPLLSRGSNYSDPKTILGAAKHANDSSIELKNGINSAVCHTRRILAILEALFSLKPSSIGTSWSYSSNEIVAAAMVAAHISDLFRRSKACMHALSVLIRCKWDSEIHSRASSLYNLIDIHSKVVASIVNKAEPLEAHLIPAPVLKKRSLCLNGRKHNKYSNCTCAIAGQSSLLECKHSTDCKTLTMSERVLHSSEVAQCSSGKGITSFPLDASDLANFLTMDRHIGFNCNAEDLIKSVLAEKQEICFSVVSLLWHKLIASPETQPSAESTSAQQGWRQVVDALCNVVSALPAKAATAIVLQADKELQPWIAKDDDLGKKMWRINQRIVKLIAEVMRNHDTPESLVILASAPDLLLRATDGMLVDGEACTLPQLELLEVTARAVQPVLEWGESGSAIVDGLSNLLKCRLPATVRCISHPSALVRALSTSVLRTIMHAGSIKTRAKRADINGVHGPAYKYLNIGTINWQRDIEKCLTWEADSRIENGMCTQFLDMAAKELGCTISI